In Desulfomonilaceae bacterium, one DNA window encodes the following:
- a CDS encoding SelT/SelW/SelH family (seleno)protein produces MTEKCKITYCVSUSYRPKAASLAEELTRELGIKPELVKSSGGVFEVEYGDDLIFSKKEIGRFPDIGEVVNLIKKKS; encoded by the coding sequence ATGACGGAAAAATGTAAAATAACCTACTGCGTAAGTTGAAGCTATCGTCCAAAAGCCGCTAGTTTGGCGGAAGAACTTACGAGAGAACTCGGAATCAAGCCCGAACTCGTCAAGTCCAGTGGGGGAGTGTTCGAAGTTGAATATGGAGATGACCTGATTTTTTCAAAGAAGGAAATAGGTCGGTTTCCTGATATTGGCGAAGTAGTGAACCTGATCAAGAAAAAATCGTAA
- a CDS encoding deoxyguanosinetriphosphate triphosphohydrolase: MIIDRAIQEKREREYLAPYAFLAENSAGRQWQEPECKYRTSFQRDRDRIIHSKAFRRLEYKTQVFAYYEGDHYRTRLTHTLEVAQIARSVAQYFGANEDLTHAIALAHDLGHTPFGHAGEKSLHRLMADFGGFEHNRQSLRVVDLLETRYPDFPGLNLTFETRSGIIRHTTRYDQAPEEMLSEFLTTPQPALEAQIVNIADEIAYSCHDIEDGLRSGFFTEHDLGELSIWNEVTRLVKDRLKALEQDTFLYQCIRFLIDLFIRDVVSRTEQLFNRLCVTKPDHVMAASENIVSFSDIMQGWKTQLDSFLFNNFYTHYKIMRMQYKADRLLSDLFLEYVQRPFQLPPGVQRRIDNAKEPVERIVCDYIAGMTDRFALYEHRKMFLPYEY, from the coding sequence GTGATTATTGACAGAGCGATTCAGGAAAAAAGAGAACGAGAGTATCTGGCCCCGTACGCCTTTCTCGCTGAAAATAGCGCAGGTAGGCAGTGGCAAGAACCTGAATGCAAATATCGAACTTCGTTTCAAAGGGATCGAGACAGGATAATTCATTCCAAAGCATTCCGGAGACTGGAGTACAAAACTCAGGTCTTTGCATATTATGAAGGTGATCATTACAGGACCAGACTTACCCATACTCTGGAAGTGGCTCAAATAGCGAGAAGCGTGGCCCAATACTTCGGAGCGAACGAAGATTTGACCCATGCGATTGCGTTGGCGCACGATTTGGGACACACTCCTTTCGGGCATGCAGGCGAAAAATCACTGCACCGATTAATGGCGGATTTTGGGGGATTTGAGCATAACCGCCAGTCTTTGCGGGTGGTCGATTTACTCGAAACCCGGTACCCTGATTTTCCCGGACTGAATCTCACATTTGAAACACGATCAGGGATCATCAGGCATACCACAAGATATGATCAAGCTCCGGAAGAAATGCTCTCAGAATTCTTGACTACGCCGCAACCAGCGCTGGAAGCCCAGATCGTCAATATAGCGGATGAGATAGCATACAGTTGCCACGACATAGAAGATGGATTGCGATCAGGCTTTTTCACTGAACATGACCTTGGAGAACTAAGTATTTGGAACGAAGTTACGAGACTCGTCAAAGACCGGCTCAAGGCTTTAGAACAAGACACATTTCTTTACCAATGCATTCGTTTTCTCATAGATCTGTTCATCAGAGACGTTGTAAGTCGCACTGAACAGCTTTTTAACAGGCTATGCGTAACCAAACCTGATCATGTCATGGCCGCGTCTGAAAATATTGTTTCATTTTCAGATATTATGCAGGGTTGGAAGACTCAACTCGACAGTTTTCTGTTCAACAATTTTTATACGCACTACAAGATAATGAGAATGCAGTACAAGGCTGATCGCTTATTGTCTGATCTGTTTCTTGAGTATGTTCAAAGACCTTTTCAGTTGCCTCCCGGAGTACAACGAAGAATTGACAACGCAAAAGAGCCCGTGGAGCGAATAGTCTGTGATTATATAGCTGGAATGACGGACAGGTTTGCTCTGTATGAACACCGCAAAATGTTTTTGCCCTATGAGTACTAA
- a CDS encoding transglutaminase-like domain-containing protein — protein sequence MKKTNEIKMNEKITVAPDLSLISFDSTVKMNQKNLKVEGHIESSTLLLKMDADSEKLEREFPLKGKIFHTSAISLMPAMKGLKDGSKYSFDVFNVERQSIETVEQEISKVKGAPGPSDAVWKVTNNYGKSVVISWLNRKGLVVLEKGLDGSLLTILEDEESAKKFLEQKAQQKDLVLDFSLVKTPRKIISPAKTKFLKAHIQGVQSEMFARDHRQTVKDSTHGTSGNDFDVEVQVEDLKLFKGAQGFAKLHNTADDAGENLSRYLVSTSSIQSDHQDIKQQAGLIVSGASQDLEKIVKLVNWTADNIKGSMRDSFSSLDVLKSKEGECQSHSKLYTAMARSVGIPTRLVTGLVYSDNLGFLYHSWAESYVKGWLSVDPTLRQVPSDATHIKLVSLSDDDPGPVLKVMGKIKMQSVDYQ from the coding sequence ATGAAAAAAACCAATGAAATCAAAATGAATGAAAAAATAACCGTGGCTCCGGACCTGTCATTAATCTCTTTTGACTCTACTGTGAAAATGAACCAAAAGAATCTTAAAGTTGAGGGCCATATAGAATCATCGACACTGCTGTTGAAAATGGACGCGGATAGCGAAAAGCTCGAACGCGAATTTCCATTAAAGGGGAAAATATTTCATACAAGCGCTATTTCTTTGATGCCTGCGATGAAGGGATTGAAAGATGGGTCAAAGTATTCATTCGATGTGTTTAATGTTGAAAGGCAGTCAATTGAAACAGTAGAGCAGGAAATCTCCAAAGTAAAGGGCGCTCCTGGGCCTTCAGACGCTGTATGGAAAGTAACGAACAACTATGGAAAGTCGGTTGTAATTTCATGGCTGAATCGCAAAGGGCTTGTGGTCCTCGAAAAAGGGTTGGACGGATCTTTGCTAACTATTCTCGAGGATGAAGAATCAGCCAAAAAGTTCCTTGAACAAAAAGCTCAGCAAAAAGACTTGGTTCTTGATTTCAGTTTGGTAAAAACTCCCAGGAAAATAATTAGTCCGGCAAAAACAAAATTCCTGAAAGCTCATATCCAGGGTGTTCAGTCAGAGATGTTCGCCCGCGATCATCGTCAAACCGTCAAGGATTCAACTCACGGTACGTCCGGGAACGATTTTGACGTCGAAGTACAAGTTGAAGATCTGAAACTTTTCAAGGGCGCGCAAGGCTTTGCAAAGCTCCATAATACGGCTGATGACGCCGGAGAAAATTTGTCCAGGTACCTGGTTTCAACATCTAGTATTCAATCTGACCATCAAGATATTAAGCAACAGGCTGGATTAATAGTTTCAGGAGCGTCCCAGGATTTGGAAAAGATTGTAAAGCTCGTGAACTGGACCGCTGACAACATTAAGGGGTCCATGAGAGATTCATTTTCATCACTGGACGTGTTAAAATCCAAGGAAGGAGAATGTCAGTCGCACTCTAAATTATATACTGCCATGGCCAGATCCGTTGGAATTCCTACACGCCTGGTTACTGGTCTGGTGTATTCAGACAATCTTGGTTTTTTGTATCACTCCTGGGCGGAGTCGTACGTCAAAGGATGGCTATCGGTTGACCCTACCTTGAGACAGGTTCCTTCAGACGCTACCCATATAAAGCTCGTCTCCTTGAGTGATGATGACCCCGGTCCAGTGCTTAAAGTCATGGGAAAAATCAAGATGCAATCAGTGGACTACCAATAA